The DNA segment CGCAAATTCTTCACGAGATAAACCCAATTCAAATCGCTCGTTTTATAGTCCCGATAACCACTTTCATTGCGATGAACTGGCGGAATCACGCCCACTCGCTCATAATAACGCAACGTATCAACCGTAAGATCAAACATATCGGCCGCTTGTTTGATATTCATCCTCCATCACCTCGTTTCGTCCTTTACATATAGAATTATAAACCCTGGAGTTCACACCAAGGCAAGAATTTATGCATATTTTTTGAGGGAAATAAAAAACTCTCTGCAAATGAGAGAGTTTAGTTGTCTAGTAAAATGATTTTTTGAACATATTCCGGATCTATTTGGGCAGGAGAAGTTTCTAGGATTTCGAACTCTTTAGTTAAAATGACTTTTACATTATCATTTTCATGTAGATCGGTTAGTTTTATTTTGTTTCCAGCCTCGTCGTAGTATTTATATTCAATTTTGAAGCGGATGTTAATAGGTGGATTGTCCTTTTCGTTTTTTTCCTTGAAATTTTTAATTAGAACGGAGCTTTCTCCTACTTCGGCTATTGTACCTGTTGCTTCCGTTGTATCTATTTGGGTTTGTTGTTCGGCAGTTGAACATGCCACGAGGAGGAGCATTATCGTGCAAAAAATAAAAATGATGGATGTTTTTTTCATGGTGGTGTCTCCTTTTTATTTTAGGTTGGTATAGTTGAAATTCTTGTTTTTAATGATTAATAGTTCTCTATCTCTTAAGATTAGATTTTCAACTTTTAAATCTTCCATAGCTCTTTCTGTTTTGTTGGTTAAAGTTTAGTCTTCTTCACTTTTCCATGCAGTAAATAGTTCTAGTGTATCACTTTTTTTACTAGCATTTATGATGTAATTGTATAATATTTTTAAGCTTTTAAGTTCATATACATCTCCAATATACTCATCCATTAAAGCTAGTTCCCCTTCACTTATAGCAGCCTAGTATTTACAAGTTGAACTAAAATGTCTAGAAAATGAAAATATTTCTTTTGTGTCCTAATCAATATTATTTTCAAAGTTTAAACTTAAAAAATCTAAATCATTTTGATATACACGAAAAAGCTTACTCACTATCGTTTTTCTCAAGAAAGACATTACAGTATGCTAGTGTTATCTTGCCTATAGTTGGTTTTACTCACCTTATACTTATATAGTTATATTTTAATATCTAAAAAAATTTGGTAAAATTGACTCTTTTTTATTGCTAATTAAACTATCATTCAAAATAACATAGCAAGTTAAAATAAGGCTTTGTCCGTTATCAACTTTTCATTAAGTAGCGCTGTTTCGGAGCTTTTTTTGTGCAGATTTTTTAACTTTTTAACTCAAAAAATGCTATGGCATCATATACTATCAAACTAATTTAAATTCCATTCATCTCTTTATCTAATTATTATGAACCTTTGATTATTATAGCATATCTTGTTAATTTTGTTATAATAATCACAATGCACTTTTATACTAATGTTTTTCTAGGAATCATCTTTGTGGATGGTTCCTTTTTATTTGTATCTAATTGAACCTAACTCGTAAACGTACCCGAACAAAAAAGCATTTCCCTCCAAAAAGGGAAATGCCTTGAAATGATGATAATTAACGTTTTGAGAACTGAGGTGCACGACGCGCGCCTTTAAGTCCTGGTTTTTTACGTTCTTTCATACGTGAATCACGAGTAAGTAGGCCAGCAGATTTAAGTGCTGGGCGGTACTCAGGAGCCACTTGTAATAGTGCACGAGCTACACCATGACGGATAGCACCGGCTTGACCAGTGTAACCACCACCGCGAACGTTTACTAGTACATCATAGTTACCTAAAGTTTCTGTAGCTACTAAAGGTTGTTTGATAACTTCACGAAGAGCTGCAAATGGGATGTAATCTTCCCAGTCTCTATTGTTAATAACGATTTTGCCGTCGCCTGGTACTAAACGTACGCGAGCTACAGAGCTTTTACGACGACCAGTTCCGTAATATTGTACTTGAGCCACTTAGTATTCCTCCTTTATTAATTAACCGCGTAATTCGTATACTTCTGGTTGTTGAGCTGCATGTTCGTGCTCAGATCCACCATATACGTGTAATTTTTTGAATAATTGACGTCCAAGAGAATTTTTTGGAAGCATACCTTTGATAGATAGTTCTAATAATTTCTCAGGATTGTTTGTACGCATTTCGCCTGCAGTACGAGATTTCAAACCGCCTGGATATTGAGAGTGACGGTAGTAAATTTTGTCAGTAGCTTTTTTACCAGTAAGACCAATCTTACCAGCGTTGATGATGATTACAAAGTCTCCAGTGTCGATATGTGGAGTAAATTGTGGTTTGTTTTTTCCGCGAAGAATTGAAGCAACTTCACTGGATAAACGTCCTAAAGAAACACCAGTAGCGTCGATAACGTACCATTTACGTTCTACTTCGCCGGGTTTCGCCATATAAGTTGTACGCATGAATTACCCTCCTAAATAAATTGAAACAAATTAGCTCCCGAAAACTGTTCCTAATTCCCGAAATGCTATTCTATATTTTTATTGTTTAAACACAACAACCTTCCGGGGCTTATTGTGGGGCAAACAATACCATAGTCCATAATACAGTTTTTAGAGTAAAAAGTCAATGCGTTATACAAAAAAACATCCAATTTTTATTCATAGTCAACTCGCCATAAATACAACCCTTGTGGTGGGGCAGTTTTGCTAATGAGTTTTTGACGATCACGTGCTAACAAAGCTTCGGTAATATCCTCCGAGGAAATCCGCCCTTGACCCGCATCAAGCAACGTTCCAGTCAAAATTCGCACCATGTTGTATAAGAATCCATTCCCTTGAAAAGCAATCACCAAAGTTTCTTCATCTTCTTCATAAAAATCGATACTATAAAGCGTCCGTACTTTGGAATCACGCTCTGTCCTCGCCGAACAAAAACTAGTAAAATCATGTTCGCCAATTAAGCATTCACTTGCTAACTTCATTTTTGCAATATCTAATTCATATGGATAATGGAGTGCAAAGTTACGACTAAAAGGGTCGAAAATCTTTGTTCGTTTTACAATATAACGGTATTCTTTTCCAACTGTGCCAAATCTAGCGTGGAAATCAGCTGGCGCCTCGTCAACCGTTAAAAAACTAATATCAAATGGTGTCATGACTTGCAAGGCCTTTTGAAATTTATCTGCTGTAATATCCAAATCTGAATCAAAATGAATTACCTGACCCTTTGCATGAACACCAGTGTCTGTTCTTCCCGATGCTGTAATACGAACATTCTTACCTTTATGCATTTTTTTAAGCGCTTTTTCAATTTCTGCTTGGACGGTGCGAGCATTTGGTTGTATTTGATAACCATAAAACCCGCTGCCATCATACGAAATTATCGCTTTATATCTTGTCATCCAGTTCAACTCCGCAACCAAAATAATAATCCACTTAACACTACCAAAGAAATAAGTAACAAGGTATCCATAAATTTCCAGCGTAGTAAACGAAATCTCGTTCTTCCTTTACCACCGCGATAACCACGTGCTTCCATCGCAATCGCCAAGTCTTCCGCACGCTTAAATGCACTAATAAAAAGTGGGACAAGTAACGGAATAATCGCTTTGATTCGATCACTCCATTTCCCACTCGTGAATTCTACCCCACGAGCTTTTTGCGCTTTTAAAATTTTCTCCGTTTCATCCATCAATGTTGGAATAAATCGCAAAGAAATACTAAGCATTAAAGCAAGTTCATGTACTGGTAAATGCACTAATCGAAAAGGAGCTAAAATTTTCTCCAGTCCATCTGTTAGTTCAATTGGGCTTGTCGTTAATGTTAAAAGTGTTGTCATAAAAATAATCAGAACAAAACGGCAAAACATCATCGCACCATTCGCCAGTCCAAGTGTCGTTATTTGTAACAACCCTAAATCAACTAAAACTGTTCCGCCTTTTGTAAAAAAGACTTGCAATAAAAGCGTGATTAAAATAAGCCAAAAAATGGGTTGTAATCCTTTAATAAAAAATAAAAATGGCACTTTCGAAGTTAGGACTAAATACAAAACATACATAAACATGAGCACATACGTCAACCAGTTATTTGCTAAAAACACAATCGCTATAAATGCCATCACAGCGGTAATTTTCGCACGTGGATCAATTCGATGTAACCAAGAGTTCCCCGGGATATATCGCCCGAGAATCATTTTATCCATCATAATTAAGCCCCGCCCTTCGCTAAATAAGGCGCCATTTCCGTTATTAATTCAGCAATAGTTAAACATGTTTTCGTTAATTTAACATTAAACTTACGCTCAAAAAGCCCTTGAAATCTCACCACATCAGGTACAGACAAGCCAAGATCAACCAGTGCATCTGGCTTCGCAAAAATTTCACGCGGCGAACCTATTTGGAGAACCGTCCCGGCTTTCATCAAAACAATCTTTTCCGCATAACGAGCGGCATCTTCCATACTATGTGTAACAAGCACTGTCGTTAGTCCTTTTTCTTTATGCAAATTATAGAACATTTCCATAATCTCTTCTCGGCCATGAGGATCTAGTCCCGCTGTAGGCTCATCTAATACAAGTACTTCTGGATCCATCGCTAAAACACCTGCAATCGCTACACGGCGCATTTGCCCGCCGGAAAGTTCGAACGGCGAACGTGACAAAATTTCTTCTGTCAATCCAACTTCATAAATTACTTTTTTAGCTCGAAGTTTTGCATCTTCTTCTGAAACTCCAAAGTTCATTGGTCCAAAGCAAATATCCTTCTCAACCGTTTCTTCAAAAAGTTGTGCTTCTGGAAATTGAAATACAATCCCGACTTTTTTACGTAAATCACGAAGTTTCTTTTGTTTAACGCCAGCAACAATTTCTCTCTCTCCGACCGTTATTTTACCTTCTGTAGGCATTAACAGCGCATTAAGATGTTGCAGTAAGGTCGATTTCCCAGAACCTGTATGTCCAATAATTGCAGAATAGCTACCAGAATCAAAGGAAACATTTACATCAAGTAATGCTCGCTTTTCAAAAGGGCTATTTTTTTGATAACAATAACCTAGTTGTTCGAGTTTAATTTCCATAATTGATCTAGTAATGCTCCTTCCGATAGCACGGTACTCTCTGTTTCAAAGCCACCTGCAACTAGTTTTTCTTGTAATTCAATAATAAATGGCACACCTAGGCCGATTTCTCGCATCGCATCTGCTTGCTGGAAAATTTCTTGCGGCGTACCCTCACTATGGATTTCTCCATTATTCATAACAATAACCCGGTCCGCAAAAAGCACTTCATCTAAATCATGCGTAATTGAGATAACGGTAATATCTTCTTGTTCACGCATAATCCGAATTGTTTCCATTACTTCGGCGCGTCCTCTCGGGTCAAGCATGGAAGTTGCTTCGTCCAAAATAATCACATCTGGCTGAAGTGCTAAAACCCCTGCAATCGCGACACGTTGTTTTTGTCCACCAGAAAGTCTAGCAGGTTCATGTAGCGCGTAACTTTGCATTCCTACTTCATTTAAAGCTGACTCTACTCGCTTCACCATCGTATCATGCGGAACACCATGATTCTCCAGACCAAACGCGACATCATCTTGGACAGTAGCTCCAACAAATTGGTTATCCGGATTTTGAAAAACCATTCCAACTTGCCGTCTAATTTCCCATATATTTTTTTCGGACAAAACAAAATGCCCGATTTTAATTAAACCCTCTTCCGGAAAAAGTAAGCCATTGAGTAATTTGGCAATAGTTGATTTACCTGAGCCATTATGTCCAACAAGCGCGACCCATTCCCCTTTTTCAGCAGAAATAGATACATCTTTCACTGCATATTTTTCCGCATCCTCATATTTATAAAAAACGTGTTCTAATCTCACAAAACTTTCTGCCACGCTAAACACCTCACTTTTTGACCATTCATTGTTTATTATAGTATAAACATCCATCCGGCGCAAAATTTCCTTTTTGTTGGTTTTGCTTTTTAGCTATGGGGAATTATAGTATCGTTAAGGAAGTGATAGCTATGTTGGCAGATTTTATTTTACGCCTTGTTGTTGCTGGTATCCTCGGAGCAGTTATTGGGCTTGACCGAGAAATCAGGGCTAAAGAAGCTGGATTTCGGACACATTTTCTTGTTTCTCTTGGTAGTGCTTTGATTATGATTGTATCTCAATATGGTTTTTCTCAAAACGCCACCATGCAAACTGTATCGTTCGACCCGAGCCGTGTCGCTGCCCAAGTGGTAAGTGGTATAGGTTTTATTGGTGCTGGTACAATTATTATTCAAAAGAAGTTTGTTCGTGGACTTACAACAGCTGCTGGTCTTTGGGCTACAGCAGGAATCGGTCTTGCAGTTGGAGCTGGGATGTACTCGGTCAGTATTGCGGCCACGTTACTCACATTAATTGGTTTGGAATTTCTTAGTATCGTTTTCAAATCGATTTCCCTTCATACAACTTCATTAACTTATTCCACTGACAATCAAGAAAATTTAGTGAAAATCACCGACAAAATCCAGCAAAATAAACAACAAATTATTTCATACACTAGTGAAAAAGAATTGGTCGGAAATAGTCTATTTATACGAGTTAATATTGTAGTAAAAACCAAGAATAAGAACGATCAATACGAACTATTTCACTTTATCCAAACACTACCAGATATAACCGTCGAAAAAATGGAATAAAATGCTACTTTTTCGCTATTTTAAGCCAAATTGTTCACAGAATATCCATTTACTTACATCTTCCCATTTTGCTATAATTCACCCGTCAGCATAAACTGAACAGAAAGAAGGGATGAGATGAAAAAATTTGTAACCTCAGATCGTTCGATTCATAAGATGGATGAATCAACAGAACCTGTGATTACAGTGAAAGACGGCTCCGTTGTGACAATAAAAATAAAAGATCACTTCAACGGCCAAATCAACGAAGAACAGCTTCATTACGGGGAAATAGATTGGAAGCAGTTTTCACCAACCACTGGCCCAATATATGTAGATGGTGCACGGCCAGGAGATTTACTCGCAATAACGATTGAAAAAATCAAACTCACAAGCAAAGACGTCCTCTTATTAAATGGTCCAAACATCGGCATAACCGGTGAATTGTTGCCAAACAACTGCATCAGACGTTATAAAATCGAACGAAATAAAATTATTTACTCCGAAGAAATCCACATACGTTTGCGAAAAACAATTGGTTTACTAAAAACAGAATCTAATAAGCAAACCACCCCATTTCATATGTCTACTAAATACGGAGGCGCACTTGACTCTTCAGACATCACAGAAGGAGCAACCATATTTTTGCCAGTAGAAAAATACGGGGCAATGCTTCATATTGGTGATGTAAGAGCAACAACAGGATTTGGAAAAATCACTTCAACTAGTGCAGAAGCTCCAGCAGAAGTAACATTACGCCTGCAAGTATTAAAAAACAAGACAGCTCCCACACCTACGATAATTCATAAAAACAATTTGATTTGCCTCGCCTCAGATCTTACTATAGAAAACTCAACAAAAAAAGCTCTACAAAATATGTTAACACTACTCACTGAATCAGATAAAATAACATTGGAAGATGCGATATTTTTGTTGTCTTTACAAGCCGATTTCGAAGTTTGCCAATTAAGTAAAGCAAACATAAATACGAGTATAAAGTTATCTTTAGACTGCTTTCCAGAAATGCCATTTCTATAAAAAGAAGCCAGATTGCACTTTGATGCAATCTGGCTTTTTTATACTAATTCAAACAAACTACCTTGATATTCTTTTTCTAGAAAGCACGCCATATTCTTTGCTTCTTTCTCAACAAGTAGTTGATTTTTCTTTGTCATTTTTTTAGTAAGGTAAAATGTGAAAATGACTTTGTTTCCAGTTATTTTATATCGCCATGTGCCACAAAATAATCCGCCAACAATTAATACCGCTTCAATTTGTCCAGCCGGCCGCCAAATAAGACTAACTTCTTTTTCATTCGCCAACCAATCCTTCTTCCCATAAGACACAAAAAGCGGATCAAACTTACCTAATAAAAGTGGTTTTGGTTGTTGTATGTTAGTTTGAATTTCTGTTTTGCTATAGTAAATTTGACCATCTTCCCCTAGATAACTAAAATAATTCACTAAAATTTTATCTAATATGCTTTGAAATTCAAATTTCCGAAGACCAGTCCAATGCTTGAAATCATTTATTGTAGCTGGACCATAAGCACTAAAATATCTTTCAATCATAGTTTCAAGCCCTGTCTTATCCTGGTTAATTCCCCAGTCGCCTTGTTTATCGCTATTTATCCATTTTCTATGTGTATAAAATCTTGTTTTCGGGGATTCTGGCACACAAAAAAGAGTCCCATCTAAAGAACCTTGGATAAAAACTCCACCCCAAGTCATAAGCTCTTTTGCATGTTTTCCAAATAATTCCTTAAATGCTTCTTTAGGAATTTTCTTATCACTCAATAAAAGTTGCTCCATCTCATTAAGTAAATCGTCTAAATCGTGCCCTAGAGAGTCTGTATGCTTCCTTAACCAATTATTCTTGTCTGCGTATACATCATGAATAAAAAACCAATCAGCGGGCGCATACATATGCACAGTCATGCGCTGTCCCCATATTTTAATTAAATCATTTTGATCATAGCTTATTTGGAGTTCTTTCTTCGTCAAATCAAGTACCCGGTTAAACAAACTTATTTCACCAAATTGTTGATACTGCGACTGAATGCCAAATAACGCACGAGAAGCATCGGGTGCGCTAGGAAATTTTTCTTGTAATAAGCCTGAATTATGTAATCTATTTAGAGCAACTTGTGACTTATCAACCGATTGCATACCTCATTCCTCCCTAGAAGAGCCTTTGGGATTTACTATAAATGCTATCGAAATAAATAACAAGTAAAAATGAAGCTTTTTAAATTTGACCTGCTAACGATTTTTACCGAAAAACAGGTCAAACAAAAAAAGCCTGCCTCCTAGTCTACGGTTAAATAGACTAGGAAACACAGAGCTAGACAAGGAAACACGAAGTCTCCATATCATGACACTCCACTTGCTTTAAACGTTTTATTATTAAACTAATTCAATAATAACCATTGGTGCGCCGTCACCGCGACGTGGACCTTTTTTCAAGATACGAGTGTAACCACCTTGACGTTCCGCGTAACGTGGAGCAACATCATCAAATAGTTTTTGTAGAGCATATACAGGACGGTTTTTCTTCACAGTAGAACCATCTTTACCTTTAGCATCTACTTGTACTACTTCTACAACTTCATGACGAACAAAAGCAGCTGCTTGACGACGAGCGTGCAAGTCTCCTTTTTTCCCAGAAGTGATTAGTTTTTCAACAACTTTACGAATCTCTTTAGCGCGAGCTTCTGTTGTTTCAATACGTTCAAATACGATTAAATCCGTTGCAAGATCACGTAGTAATGCTTTACGTTGTGAGCTTGTACGACCTAATTTTCTGTAACCCATGGAATTGCCTCCTTTATCAGTTTTCGTTTCTTAGAGATAAGCCAAGGTCAGCCAGTTTTACTTTAACTTCCTCAAGCGATTTACGGCCCAAGTTACGGACTTTCATCATATCGTCTTCGGATTTATCAGCAAGTTCCTGTACTGTATTGATTCCAGCGCGTTTTAAACAATTATATGAACGAACAGACAAGTCTAATTCTTCAATAGTCATTTCAAGCACTTTCTCTTTATGGCTTTCTTCTTTTTCAATCATAATTTCAGCTTTTTGTGCTTCATCTGTTAAGTTAACGAAGATACTTAAATGCTCAGAAAGAATTTTAGCTCCAAGTGAAACTGCTTCTTCTGGGCTGATACTTCCGTCAGTTAACACATCAAACGTAAGCTTATCATAATTAGTTGATTGTCCAACACGTGTATTTTCCACTTGATAGTTCACACGGATAACCGGTGAAAAAATTGAATCGACTGGAAGTACACCAATTGGCATATTTTCGCGTTTATTTTGATCAGCAGGTGTGTAACCACGACCACGAGTCGCATTTAAACGCACATGAAATTTAGCATTATCACTTAATGTAGCAATGTGTAAGTCGGGATTTAAAATCTCAACGTCGCTGTCATAATTAATATCAGCAGCAGTCACTACACCAGGACCTTGCATATCGATTTCTAATGTTTTTTCTTCATCAGAATAGATTTTTAGTGCAAGTTTTTTAATATTTAAAATCATGGTTGTTACATCTTCTACTACACCTTCAATTACAGAAAACTCATGTAAAGCTCCATCAATTTGGATAGAGGTTACTGCTGCACCTGGAAGAGAAGATAATAGAATACGACGTAAGGAGTTACCCAAAGTTGTACCATATCCACGCTCAAGTGGCTCTACAACAAACTTTCCATACTTGGCATCATCGCTGATCTCAATCGTCTCGATTTTTGGCTTTTCAATTTCGATCATTCAAATTTACCCTCCTTCAAAACGTCTAGAATATCAGTCTTTATGTCAAACTCTCTGCCTTGATAGTTAAGACAGTAAAAATCTACTATTGGCAAAAGAAAACGACCACTTATACGCGACGACGTTTTGGAGGACGACATCCGTTATGTGGAACTGGAGTTACATCTTTAATAGCTGTTACTTCAAGACCAGCTGCTTGTAGTGCACGGATAGCCGCTTCACGACCTGAACCAGGACCTTTAACAGTTACTTCCAATGTTTTTAAACCATGTTCTTGTGCTGATTTTGCTGCACTTTCAGCTGCCATTTGTGCCGCGAAAGGAGTAGATTTACGAGAACCTTTAAATCCTAGAGAACCTGCACTTGACCAAGCTAAAGCATTACCATGTGTGTCAGTAATCATTACGATCGTATTATTAAATGTAGAACGAATGTGTGCAATACCAGATTCGATATTCTTTTTCACACGGCGTTTACGAGTATTTGTTTTACGAGCCATTCACTAACTACCTCCTTTACTATTATTTCTTTTTGCCTGCTACTGTTTTGGACGGGCCTTTACGAGTACGGGCATTATTTTTTGTATTTTGTCCGCGAACTGGAAGTCCACGACGGTGACGCATGCCACGGTAAGAACCGATTTCGATTAGACGTTTAATGTTTAAGTTTACTTCACGACGAAGGTCACCTTCAACTTTAATACGGTCTAAGATTTCACGGATTTTACCTAGCTCTTCTTCAGTTAAATCACGAGTACGAGTATCTTCAGAAACACCAGCTTCAGCAAGAACTTCGCTAGCTGTTTGTTTGCCGATACCATAAATGTAAGTCAGGGAAATAACAATACGTTTTTCACGTGGAACGTCCACACCTGCAATACGTGCCATTTACTTAAGCACCTCCTCTTATCCTTGTTTTTGTTTATGTTTTGGATTTTCACAAATTACCATTACTTTACCTTTACGACGAATAACTTTACATTTTTCGCACATAGGTTTCACTGATGGTCTTACTTTCATATAGATATACCTCCTTGTTTATTAGAGAAAATGTCTCTATAAACCGATAATTTCTAAGCTGGACAAGCCAGACCGGTATATAAATTCAATTTCGGAGTGCAAATTATTTAAAACGATAAGTAATTCTTCCGCGTGTCAGGTCGTATGGAGAAAGCTCTACTGTCACTTTATCTCCAGGTAAAATACGAATGTAATGCATGCGGATTTTACCAGAAACAGTTGCCAGTACTTTATGACCATTTTCGAGTTCAACATTGAACATCGCGTTTGGTAGAGTTTCTTGCACAACGCCTTCTACTTCAATAACATCTTCCTTTGCCATATGTTTGCTACCTCCTTCTTGTATTCTTGGATTTGTTCCTGATGCAGGCCTAATCCTTTCAGTGTAACTATTTCTCTTACATGAAAAAACGTAAAACATGCAAAAATGGATGCACTTCATAAAAGGCAACACAATTCGCCAGCTTTTCAGACAACCTGTAAAAGTGAAATCCGTAAAAACCAGAAGAACTGTCACTCGCAAAAGCATTGCGGCTGAACAGATCAGGGTAGAACATATACGTCATTCGGATGATCTTCAAACGGTTCTCTCGTTCATCATGATTTGCTTAGATGTCTTTAATTCCACTGCCAATTATCCATTATACTACAAATTAAACTAATTTGCACGCATTGATTTTGACCGTGTTTTCAGTACAGTTTACCCCTCAAAAAGAAGCAAGAATTTTTTCCACATCTACAAAAACATCATTAATATCTTGCTCACCGTTTATGCTATGAAGTTTACCTTTTTCAGAGTAAAAATCAAGAAGCGGCTTAGTCTGTTTCATGTTTACATTTAGTCGATTTTCAACAGTTTCTTTTTTGTCATCCTCGCGTTGGTAAAGTTCTCCACCATCTAAATCACATTTCCCAGCAACTTTCGGTGGGTTATAGATTTCATGGTAAGTTTTACCACAAGTCCGACAAATCCAGCGACCTGTTAAACGTTTCATTAAAACGTCTTTATCAACCTCGATGTTAATGACAGCATCAAGTTCCGTTCCTAAATCGCTTAGAATATTTTCAAGTTCAGCTGCTTGTTCCACAGTACGCGGAAAACCATCTAGCAAGAAACCATTCTTAGCATCATCTTCAGCCAAACGTTCACGAACGATACCATTTGTTACTTCATCAGGAACAAGATCACCATTATCCATAAAGGATTTAGCTTTCTTACCTAACTCTGTATTATTTTTCATAGCTGCTCGGAACATATCTCCAGTGGAAATATGAGGAATGTTGTATTTCTCAACAATCTGTTCCGCTTGTGTGCCTTTTCCGGCGCCGGGCAGTCCCATTAATACTAATTTCAACTGTTTCGCCCCTTATTACGCGCTAGCTCCTGCTAGGAATCCCTAACAAGAACTGCGTGTTATTTGATAAATCCCCGATAGTTCCTTTTTACAAGTTGTCCTTCGAGTTGTTTCGTAGTATCTAATGCTACCCCGATAACAATTAGTAGGCTTGTACCACCAACGGCAAGTGACTGCGGTAAACTAAACACAGTAGTACCGATAGTTGGAAGTATAGCAACCGCTGAAAGGAAAATCGCACCAACAAATGTTAATCGATAAAGTACCGATGTAAGATAAGCTTGTGTTTCCCGACCAGGACGTTTACTAGGAATATACCCACCTTGCTTTTTCAAGTTGTCTGCAACTTTCTCAGGGTTCACTTGAATGAAAGCATAGAAATAAGTGAAAGCAACAATTAGTGCAACATATAAAATCATACCAATTGGTTTTGTGTAATCAAACACGTCTTTCAATACTTTTACAACATTGTTACTTTGATCAAAGAAAGTAAGAATGGTTTGCGGTGTAATAATAAATGCACTTGCA comes from the Listeria welshimeri serovar 6b str. SLCC5334 genome and includes:
- a CDS encoding adenylate kinase, which encodes MKLVLMGLPGAGKGTQAEQIVEKYNIPHISTGDMFRAAMKNNTELGKKAKSFMDNGDLVPDEVTNGIVRERLAEDDAKNGFLLDGFPRTVEQAAELENILSDLGTELDAVINIEVDKDVLMKRLTGRWICRTCGKTYHEIYNPPKVAGKCDLDGGELYQREDDKKETVENRLNVNMKQTKPLLDFYSEKGKLHSINGEQDINDVFVDVEKILASF
- the rpsM gene encoding 30S ribosomal protein S13, whose protein sequence is MARIAGVDVPREKRIVISLTYIYGIGKQTASEVLAEAGVSEDTRTRDLTEEELGKIREILDRIKVEGDLRREVNLNIKRLIEIGSYRGMRHRRGLPVRGQNTKNNARTRKGPSKTVAGKKK
- the rpsK gene encoding 30S ribosomal protein S11, translated to MARKTNTRKRRVKKNIESGIAHIRSTFNNTIVMITDTHGNALAWSSAGSLGFKGSRKSTPFAAQMAAESAAKSAQEHGLKTLEVTVKGPGSGREAAIRALQAAGLEVTAIKDVTPVPHNGCRPPKRRRV
- the infA gene encoding translation initiation factor IF-1, translating into MAKEDVIEVEGVVQETLPNAMFNVELENGHKVLATVSGKIRMHYIRILPGDKVTVELSPYDLTRGRITYRFK
- a CDS encoding DNA glycosylase AlkZ-like family protein; translated protein: MQSVDKSQVALNRLHNSGLLQEKFPSAPDASRALFGIQSQYQQFGEISLFNRVLDLTKKELQISYDQNDLIKIWGQRMTVHMYAPADWFFIHDVYADKNNWLRKHTDSLGHDLDDLLNEMEQLLLSDKKIPKEAFKELFGKHAKELMTWGGVFIQGSLDGTLFCVPESPKTRFYTHRKWINSDKQGDWGINQDKTGLETMIERYFSAYGPATINDFKHWTGLRKFEFQSILDKILVNYFSYLGEDGQIYYSKTEIQTNIQQPKPLLLGKFDPLFVSYGKKDWLANEKEVSLIWRPAGQIEAVLIVGGLFCGTWRYKITGNKVIFTFYLTKKMTKKNQLLVEKEAKNMACFLEKEYQGSLFELV
- the rplQ gene encoding 50S ribosomal protein L17, whose product is MGYRKLGRTSSQRKALLRDLATDLIVFERIETTEARAKEIRKVVEKLITSGKKGDLHARRQAAAFVRHEVVEVVQVDAKGKDGSTVKKNRPVYALQKLFDDVAPRYAERQGGYTRILKKGPRRGDGAPMVIIELV
- a CDS encoding DNA-directed RNA polymerase subunit alpha gives rise to the protein MIEIEKPKIETIEISDDAKYGKFVVEPLERGYGTTLGNSLRRILLSSLPGAAVTSIQIDGALHEFSVIEGVVEDVTTMILNIKKLALKIYSDEEKTLEIDMQGPGVVTAADINYDSDVEILNPDLHIATLSDNAKFHVRLNATRGRGYTPADQNKRENMPIGVLPVDSIFSPVIRVNYQVENTRVGQSTNYDKLTFDVLTDGSISPEEAVSLGAKILSEHLSIFVNLTDEAQKAEIMIEKEESHKEKVLEMTIEELDLSVRSYNCLKRAGINTVQELADKSEDDMMKVRNLGRKSLEEVKVKLADLGLSLRNEN
- the rpmJ gene encoding 50S ribosomal protein L36; amino-acid sequence: MKVRPSVKPMCEKCKVIRRKGKVMVICENPKHKQKQG